Within Vannielia litorea, the genomic segment GTCGGCGATCCTGGTGGGCTTTGCCGGGGTGCTCCTGATCGTGCAGCCGGGGGGCGAGGGCTTTACCAGCTACTCGATCTGGGCGCTGGCGGCGGTGGTGGCCGTGGTCGCCCGCGACGTGGTGACCCGCAAGATGAGCGGCGCGCTGCCCTCCCTGACGGTGGCCACCGTCACCGCCTTCTGCGTGGGCGCGGCGGCCGGGCTCGCGGCGCTCTTCGAGCCTTGGGTGCCGGTGAGCGGCGGCTCGGCGCTGGCGCTTGGCGGCTCGGTCGTGTCGATCCTCTTTGCCTATCTCTTCTCGGTCACGGCGGTGCGGGTGGGCGACATGGGGTTTGTCGCGCCGTTCCGCTACACCGGCCTGGTCTGGGCCCTGATCCTCGGGCTGATCGCCTTCGGCGATTTCCCCGGGCCGCTCACGCTCTTCGGCTCGGCGGTGGTGATCGCGGCGGGGCTCTTCACCTACCTGCGCGAGCGGATGCTTTCGATTCGGCGTCGTGAAATTTCGCAAGCGCCTCCCCGGTGATCCCGAAGCTCCTGGACAGGCGCTGGGCCACCTCGCCCTCGATCGGCAGCATCTCCTCGAAGTCCTTCTTCTTGAAGGGCGTGCCGTTGGTGGAGTTGAGGCCGCGCACGAACATGTCTTCGCCGGTGTAGGTGAGGGTGGTCATCTGGCGCCAGATCGTATCGTGCCGGAAGTGGACGACCGTCTTGTCGATGTGGGGGCGGATATAGACGCCGAGCGCCGGGGTCCAGTACTGCCGCTGCTGGGCGCAGGCGCGGATGCCGGTCTCGTCGATGGAGACGGTGAAGCCCTGGTTGTAATCGACGGCGAATTTGTGCTCGCGCTTCATGATGCCCTGGCCGTCGTCGAAGGCCTCGCGGAAGCGCTCGACGAAGCGGTAGCTCACCCCGTCGTCGTCATCGAGACGGAACTGGCCGCAGACGCCGCCATCGGGGTCGATGTGCTCCCGCATCGCCTTGAGGCAGGCCTCGCGGTGGTTGAGCGGCTCGTATTGCACCAGCCGGGCCTGGGGCAGGGTGGCGAGCAGGTCCTTCAGGCGCTCGTCATAGGCCCTGGGGAGCTGGTTGCCGGCCAGCACGACGAACTTGAAATCCTCGTCGGTCTGCAACCGCAGGCCGGGGAGAGTGAAGGTTTCGAAATAGCGGAAGCGCTCCTCCAGCCGCTCTTCGCCATAAAGAAAGTCGATCCGGTCCTGGATGGTGTCGTGCTCCCGCCGGAAGCCGCCGTAGCAGGGATAGGAGAAGCGGCAGATGCCGAGAATCTGTACGATGAGACTGGTCCTTCGGGTCTGGATGTGGCCCCGGCGGCAAGGTAGGGGGCGCGGGGTGGCGAGGCAAGGGCGCGGCGCTATTGGCTGATCTCCGCGCCGGGAGGGGCACATTCGTTCCCGAGCCGCCTTGCAAACCCCCAGAGGTGTTGACAGCCCCGCCGACTCCCCCTATACGCCGCGCTCACGGGATGCCGGGGCCCGCCCCAACTGTGTCCTCGTATCAAAATCGAAGTGGCCACGATCCAGGCAGCATGTGCCTCGATCCTCTGAGATTCCACCGCGTCGTTTCCGGCAGAGGAAGCGGGAGCGGTATTTGCGTTTGGCGTTCCGCCATTCGCGAGCCTTGAACCGGCGCCGGGCGGTGCACAGCCCGCGCCAGAGATGAACGAACGAGCGAGACGGGGAAACCGGAATGCCCACGATCCAACAGCTGATCCGCAAGCCGCGGCAGCCGAAAGTCAAACGATCCAAGTCGCAGCACCTCGAAGGCTGCCCGCAGAAGCGGGGCGTCTGCACCCGCGTCTACACCACCACGCCGAAGAAGCCGAACTCGGCCATGCGGAAAGTCGCCAAGGTGCGCCTGACCAACGGCTACGAGGTCATCAGCTACATTCCCGGTGAGAGCCACAACCTTCAGGAGCACTCCGTTGTCCTGATCCGTGGCGGCCGTGTGAAAGACCTTCCCGGCGTTCGTTACCACATCCTGCGCGGGGTGCTCGACACCCAGGGCGTCAAAGACCGCAAGCAGCGCCGCTCGAAGTACGGCGCGAAGCGTCCGAAGTAAGAGGAAGCACAAATGTCCCGTCGTCACGCTGCCGAGAAGCGCGAAGTCCTGCCTGACGCCAAATTCGGCGACAAGGTTCTGACGAAATTCATGAACAACCTGATGATCGACGGCAAGAAGTCGGTCGCCGAGCGCATCGTCTACAACGCGCTCGACCGGGTTGAGAGCAAGCTGAAGCGGTCGCCCATCGAGGTGTTCGAAGAGGCCCTCGACAACATCAAGCCGTCGGTCGAGGTTCGCTCCCGCCGGGTTGGTGGCGCCACCTACCAGGTGCCCGTCGAAGTGCGCCCCGAGCGTCGCGAAGCGCTGGCCATCCGCTGGCTCATCGCCGCCTCTCGCGCCCGCAACGAGAACACCATGGAAGAGCGTCTGGCCGGTGAGCTGATCGACGCTGTCCAATCTCGTGGCACCGCCGTGAAGAAGCGCGAAGACACCCACAAGATGGCCGATGCCAACAAGGCGTTCAGCCACTACCGCTGGTAACCAACACTCAAGCCT encodes:
- the rpsL gene encoding 30S ribosomal protein S12 encodes the protein MPTIQQLIRKPRQPKVKRSKSQHLEGCPQKRGVCTRVYTTTPKKPNSAMRKVAKVRLTNGYEVISYIPGESHNLQEHSVVLIRGGRVKDLPGVRYHILRGVLDTQGVKDRKQRRSKYGAKRPK
- a CDS encoding DMT family transporter — encoded protein: MAELSENLRGAVLMTASMAAFTVNDTFIKSLADDLPLMQTVFLRGAGVTPLLALLALSRGALRFRMAGRDAGLLALRSIAEILAALFFLTALYNMPLANATAILQAAPLMVTLAGALFFGEAIGIWRMSAILVGFAGVLLIVQPGGEGFTSYSIWALAAVVAVVARDVVTRKMSGALPSLTVATVTAFCVGAAAGLAALFEPWVPVSGGSALALGGSVVSILFAYLFSVTAVRVGDMGFVAPFRYTGLVWALILGLIAFGDFPGPLTLFGSAVVIAAGLFTYLRERMLSIRRREISQAPPR
- a CDS encoding glycosyltransferase; its protein translation is MCPSRRGDQPIAPRPCLATPRPLPCRRGHIQTRRTSLIVQILGICRFSYPCYGGFRREHDTIQDRIDFLYGEERLEERFRYFETFTLPGLRLQTDEDFKFVVLAGNQLPRAYDERLKDLLATLPQARLVQYEPLNHREACLKAMREHIDPDGGVCGQFRLDDDDGVSYRFVERFREAFDDGQGIMKREHKFAVDYNQGFTVSIDETGIRACAQQRQYWTPALGVYIRPHIDKTVVHFRHDTIWRQMTTLTYTGEDMFVRGLNSTNGTPFKKKDFEEMLPIEGEVAQRLSRSFGITGEALAKFHDAESKASARAGR
- the rpsG gene encoding 30S ribosomal protein S7, which encodes MSRRHAAEKREVLPDAKFGDKVLTKFMNNLMIDGKKSVAERIVYNALDRVESKLKRSPIEVFEEALDNIKPSVEVRSRRVGGATYQVPVEVRPERREALAIRWLIAASRARNENTMEERLAGELIDAVQSRGTAVKKREDTHKMADANKAFSHYRW